In Lacibacter sp. H407, a genomic segment contains:
- a CDS encoding RagB/SusD family nutrient uptake outer membrane protein, with protein MQQHLLKTAVLLITTVSVFTGCVKKLDLVPVNDITADAVYATALGYKQALAKAYGSFALTGNSGGGGTPDVSPQIIADEGNSDFLRLYWNLQELTTDEAAWTWQNDAGVRGLKEMSWASSNPIIAGLYYRSFFQITVCNDFIRQSNDSKISERGFTGNDAAEIKKYRAEARFLRAYQYWVLMDLFASPPFVDENAPIATGLPKQISRAELFTYIESELKAIEPELAAAKTNEYGRADKAAAWALLARLYLNAKVYTGTEKNTEAIANCQKIIQAGYTLHPTYRNLTIADNHLNTDENIFTINYDARYTQNWGGTTYLAHGPAAVPGSISGTSGNWGGLRHTQQFVDLFIDPSGNTDTRAQFYTTGQNKTMADLYVGTDGYSSFKYRNKTRTGAPAPNADPNGNWTDIDFPLFRLGEIYLIYAEAVLRGGTGGSSAQALTYINQLRTRAYGGSNAGNITAGNLTLDFILNERGRELYYEAHRRTDLIRFDKFTTASYLWAWKGGVAAGRAADPKYNIFPIPATDLSSNPNLKQNTGY; from the coding sequence ATGCAACAACATCTTCTTAAAACAGCAGTGCTGCTCATTACAACAGTGAGTGTGTTCACGGGCTGTGTTAAAAAACTTGATCTTGTTCCGGTAAATGATATTACTGCTGATGCAGTGTATGCCACTGCACTCGGTTACAAACAGGCCTTGGCGAAAGCTTATGGTTCATTTGCGCTCACCGGTAATTCGGGTGGCGGAGGGACACCCGATGTATCGCCGCAAATCATTGCCGATGAAGGTAACTCTGATTTTCTTCGTCTTTACTGGAACCTGCAGGAGTTAACAACCGACGAAGCTGCATGGACATGGCAGAACGATGCCGGTGTACGAGGTTTGAAAGAAATGAGCTGGGCATCGAGTAATCCCATTATTGCAGGATTGTATTACCGTTCGTTTTTTCAAATCACAGTTTGTAACGATTTTATCCGTCAATCAAACGACAGTAAAATAAGTGAACGTGGGTTTACAGGAAATGATGCAGCTGAAATAAAAAAGTACAGAGCAGAAGCCCGGTTTCTCCGTGCTTATCAATACTGGGTGTTGATGGATTTGTTTGCAAGTCCTCCGTTTGTTGATGAGAATGCACCGATTGCAACAGGTTTGCCAAAACAAATCAGTCGTGCAGAATTATTCACCTACATCGAATCAGAATTAAAAGCAATTGAACCGGAACTGGCCGCTGCAAAAACAAATGAATATGGCCGTGCAGACAAAGCTGCGGCATGGGCATTGCTTGCACGCTTGTATTTGAATGCAAAAGTGTATACAGGAACAGAAAAAAATACAGAAGCCATAGCAAATTGCCAGAAGATTATCCAGGCTGGTTATACATTGCATCCAACTTATCGCAACTTAACTATTGCTGACAATCATCTCAATACCGATGAAAATATTTTCACCATCAACTACGATGCCCGCTATACACAAAACTGGGGCGGTACAACTTACTTAGCACATGGTCCTGCTGCAGTACCGGGAAGTATTTCGGGCACAAGCGGCAACTGGGGTGGCTTACGACATACACAACAGTTTGTTGATCTGTTTATTGATCCATCCGGTAATACCGATACACGTGCACAGTTTTATACAACAGGGCAGAATAAAACCATGGCCGATCTCTATGTTGGTACGGATGGTTATTCATCTTTCAAGTATCGCAATAAAACAAGAACAGGAGCACCTGCACCGAATGCAGATCCAAATGGTAACTGGACAGATATTGATTTTCCATTATTCCGTTTGGGTGAAATTTATTTGATCTATGCAGAAGCTGTGTTAAGAGGTGGTACAGGGGGCAGCAGTGCACAGGCATTAACGTATATCAATCAACTGCGTACACGTGCATACGGTGGAAGCAATGCAGGTAACATCACTGCAGGAAATCTTACACTTGATTTTATTTTGAATGAACGTGGCCGTGAATTGTATTATGAAGCACACAGAAGAACGGATCTGATCCGCTTTGATAAATTCACAACTGCTTCTTATCTGTGGGCATGGAAAGGTGGAGTGGCAGCTGGTCGTGCAGCCGATCCTAAATACAATATCTTCCCAATACCTGCAACTGACCTTTCATCAAATCCAAATTTGAAACAGAATACCGGTTATTAA
- a CDS encoding SusE domain-containing protein — MKQIINSVSAMFILSIVLLACKKDINQTVKGDGIAPVVTLSKSALVLSAATAIDTVLSISWTKADFDFKAAINYTVELVNAENTFSSAVSISTGANNRLSFLGSQLNELAIGLGLAQGSAGAINIRIKTFLSDSVFIYSLVSKLNVTTYQVEFPALLVRGGNSWVTPSTRTKGYVLTSPNYDSKYEGYVYFPNADGWGGDGLKLQVQSTGVQYGWGGSQTTMTAGSAGNLWFTPSPNYMKVNADINTGTVNFEPVQFFLSGNHNGWSTSATPMTYNASTHQWVATNVTFSAGDVFVFTSNGNYNISYKVNNDGKLIYAGPPTWAGNNIPVPGAGTYTVILDMSGGNGSYTFKIQ; from the coding sequence ATGAAACAAATTATAAATAGTGTGTCGGCAATGTTCATCCTGAGCATTGTATTGCTTGCATGTAAAAAAGATATCAACCAAACAGTGAAGGGAGACGGAATTGCACCGGTGGTTACGTTGTCAAAATCTGCGCTGGTTCTTTCCGCTGCCACAGCAATAGATACGGTACTGAGCATTAGCTGGACAAAAGCTGACTTTGATTTTAAAGCTGCAATTAACTATACTGTTGAGTTGGTCAATGCAGAAAATACATTCAGCAGCGCAGTATCAATAAGTACAGGAGCAAACAACCGGTTAAGTTTTCTCGGTAGTCAATTGAATGAGCTGGCTATAGGCCTTGGTCTTGCACAAGGAAGCGCAGGTGCAATTAATATCCGTATCAAAACGTTCCTGAGCGATTCGGTGTTTATCTATTCGCTTGTTTCCAAACTTAACGTGACCACTTATCAGGTAGAGTTTCCTGCATTGCTGGTGCGGGGCGGTAATAGTTGGGTTACACCTTCAACCAGAACAAAAGGATATGTACTTACATCGCCGAACTATGATAGCAAGTACGAAGGCTATGTGTACTTTCCGAATGCCGATGGTTGGGGAGGAGATGGCTTGAAGCTTCAGGTGCAGAGTACAGGTGTACAATATGGTTGGGGTGGAAGTCAAACTACAATGACAGCAGGTTCTGCCGGTAATCTTTGGTTTACGCCTTCTCCAAATTATATGAAAGTAAATGCGGATATCAACACCGGAACAGTAAACTTTGAACCTGTACAATTCTTTCTTTCAGGAAATCATAACGGCTGGAGTACATCCGCAACACCGATGACGTATAATGCCAGCACTCACCAATGGGTAGCAACGAATGTGACTTTTAGTGCAGGCGATGTTTTTGTTTTTACCAGCAATGGTAATTACAACATCAGTTATAAAGTAAATAACGACGGTAAACTCATTTATGCCGGTCCACCAACATGGGCAGGAAATAATATACCAGTACCGGGAGCAGGTACGTATACCGTTATACTGGATATGAGTGGCGGTAACGGAAGTTATACCTTTAAAATTCAATAA
- a CDS encoding SusC/RagA family TonB-linked outer membrane protein → MMKLKKRLGRFGLVILLLLVNQLIFAQARTVTGRVTDGTGNPLAGVTVAVKGKQNATTTATDGGFSLSNINTGDVVVFSSVGYNTIEQKVGAGSSLSIALVTAAGNLNEVVVVGYGSTRKRDLTGSVATVSSKDFQKGQISTPEQMIAGKLPGVSVISNGGQPGSGSTIRIRGGSSIRASNDPLIVIDGVPLAAGGISGAGNPLSFINPNDIESFTVLKDASAAAIYGTRASNGVILITTKKGTGGKLRMNFSTSVSASTIANKVDVLSADEFREIVNAKGTLAQRAMLGNANTDWQDEIYQTALATDNNLTISGGLKKLPYRVSFGYTNQNGVLRTDNLQRTSIALALNPSFFNNHLKVDLNIKGSAQQTRFANTGAIGGAISFDPTQPVYSEEFDNRFGGYYEWRTASTVTGLVNLVGRNPLGLLNQTENRSNPYRSIGNLQLDYKFHFLPELRANLNVGYDVSEGRGTTFVSDSAASAYAPGGVGGENNKYRQQRTNTVFDFYLNYNKLFSKIKSRVDVTAGYSYNNFLATNYFYASYNARGVKYPNSDPVFAFDKPENTLVSFFGRLNYTYNDKYLLTATLRRDGSSRFAGDNKWGMFPSVAFAWKVMDEKFLASSKVFSDLKLRIGYGVTGQQDGINNYDFLSFYGLSSPNATYQFGNDYYQMYRPGAYNPNIKWEETTTANIGLDYGFYNNRITGSIDVYHKKTTDLLNSIPQPAGTNFSAFFIANVGSMENKGVEFNINTEPVKSNTWNWDAGFNITYNKNNITNLTVVPKDATYRGIQAGGIAGGIGGGFSQIQQVGYSRNTFNLYQQVYDKDGKPLENVFVDVNEDGIINQDDLSKTKSAVPDLFMGFSTNVSYKRFSAGFVLRSSIGNYVYNNVYSNAGNQLQILGNYVLYNASANYLETKFNGNSNNLLSDYYIQNASFLRMDNLTFGYDVGAILRKKATLRLNASVQNVFVLTKYKGLDPEVSSGVDNNLYPRPRIFTLGLNLNF, encoded by the coding sequence ATGATGAAATTGAAAAAACGATTGGGCCGGTTTGGCCTTGTAATTCTCCTGCTTTTAGTAAATCAACTCATTTTTGCGCAGGCACGCACCGTTACGGGTAGAGTAACAGATGGAACAGGGAATCCGTTAGCCGGCGTTACCGTTGCGGTAAAAGGCAAGCAAAATGCTACAACCACTGCAACTGATGGTGGTTTCAGCCTCAGTAATATCAATACCGGCGATGTGGTTGTTTTCAGTTCGGTTGGTTATAATACGATCGAACAAAAAGTTGGCGCCGGCTCCAGCTTATCGATCGCACTTGTTACTGCTGCGGGTAACCTTAACGAAGTAGTGGTGGTTGGTTACGGAAGCACACGGAAAAGAGATCTTACCGGATCGGTTGCTACTGTTTCTTCAAAGGATTTTCAGAAAGGACAGATCTCCACACCCGAGCAAATGATTGCAGGTAAGTTACCAGGTGTCTCCGTTATATCGAATGGTGGTCAACCTGGTTCGGGTAGTACCATTCGCATCAGAGGTGGTTCGTCTATCCGTGCCAGTAACGATCCGTTGATCGTGATTGATGGTGTGCCGCTTGCGGCAGGTGGTATTTCAGGTGCAGGTAATCCGCTGAGTTTTATCAATCCAAATGATATTGAATCCTTCACAGTGTTGAAAGATGCATCGGCTGCCGCCATTTATGGAACAAGAGCATCGAATGGTGTTATCTTAATTACAACAAAAAAAGGAACAGGTGGAAAATTGCGTATGAATTTCAGTACATCCGTTTCTGCATCAACCATTGCAAATAAAGTGGATGTGTTAAGTGCCGATGAGTTTCGTGAGATCGTGAATGCAAAAGGAACACTTGCACAAAGGGCTATGCTGGGCAACGCTAATACTGATTGGCAGGATGAGATCTATCAAACAGCATTGGCAACAGATAATAATCTTACCATCAGCGGCGGACTTAAAAAATTACCGTACCGGGTTTCATTTGGTTACACCAATCAGAACGGTGTGTTGCGTACAGATAATTTACAACGTACATCCATTGCACTTGCATTGAATCCTTCTTTCTTCAACAACCATCTAAAAGTTGATCTCAATATAAAGGGAAGTGCACAGCAAACACGTTTTGCAAACACAGGTGCTATAGGTGGTGCTATCAGCTTCGATCCAACACAGCCTGTTTATTCAGAAGAGTTTGATAACCGCTTTGGCGGTTATTATGAATGGCGCACTGCTTCCACTGTTACCGGCTTGGTAAATCTTGTTGGGCGTAACCCTCTTGGTTTACTCAATCAAACAGAGAACAGAAGTAACCCATACAGAAGTATCGGTAACCTGCAACTCGATTATAAGTTTCATTTCTTACCTGAGTTAAGGGCAAACCTGAATGTGGGTTATGATGTGTCGGAAGGAAGAGGTACAACGTTCGTGTCGGACAGTGCTGCTTCTGCTTATGCACCCGGTGGTGTTGGTGGAGAAAATAATAAGTACAGACAACAACGCACAAATACTGTTTTTGATTTTTATCTCAACTACAATAAACTTTTCAGTAAGATCAAAAGCAGAGTAGATGTAACTGCAGGTTATTCCTACAATAATTTTCTTGCGACCAATTATTTCTACGCCAGCTATAATGCAAGGGGTGTAAAATATCCTAATTCAGATCCGGTTTTTGCATTTGATAAACCGGAGAATACATTGGTTTCTTTCTTTGGCCGATTAAATTATACTTATAACGATAAATATCTTTTAACTGCAACGTTACGTCGTGATGGTTCAAGCCGTTTTGCAGGCGATAACAAATGGGGCATGTTCCCTTCAGTTGCTTTTGCATGGAAAGTGATGGATGAGAAATTTCTTGCATCAAGCAAAGTGTTTTCTGATTTAAAGCTTCGAATCGGTTATGGTGTTACAGGTCAACAGGATGGAATCAATAACTACGATTTCCTTTCCTTTTATGGTCTCAGTTCACCCAATGCAACCTACCAGTTTGGTAATGATTATTACCAGATGTATCGCCCCGGTGCATATAACCCGAACATTAAATGGGAAGAAACAACAACTGCCAACATTGGTTTGGATTATGGTTTCTACAACAACCGTATTACCGGTAGTATTGATGTCTACCATAAAAAAACAACTGATCTGTTGAACAGTATTCCACAACCGGCCGGAACAAACTTCTCTGCGTTCTTTATTGCCAATGTAGGTAGTATGGAAAACAAAGGTGTGGAGTTTAACATTAATACAGAACCTGTAAAATCAAATACATGGAATTGGGATGCAGGATTCAACATCACCTATAATAAAAACAACATCACCAATTTAACTGTTGTGCCGAAAGATGCTACTTACCGTGGCATACAAGCTGGCGGTATTGCAGGTGGTATTGGTGGTGGGTTTTCACAAATACAACAGGTTGGTTACAGTCGAAACACCTTTAATCTTTATCAGCAGGTATATGACAAGGATGGTAAACCGCTGGAAAATGTGTTTGTTGATGTAAATGAAGATGGCATCATTAACCAGGATGATCTTAGCAAAACAAAAAGTGCAGTACCCGATCTGTTCATGGGCTTTAGCACCAATGTTAGTTACAAACGTTTCTCTGCAGGCTTTGTATTAAGAAGCAGCATTGGTAACTATGTTTACAATAACGTGTACAGTAATGCAGGCAACCAGTTGCAGATACTCGGCAACTATGTGTTGTATAATGCATCGGCCAACTATCTCGAAACAAAGTTTAATGGTAACAGTAATAACCTGTTGAGCGATTATTATATCCAGAATGCTTCTTTCCTGCGTATGGATAATCTTACGTTTGGTTACGATGTAGGAGCAATTCTGCGTAAGAAAGCTACACTTCGTTTAAATGCATCGGTACAGAATGTATTTGTATTAACAAAGTACAAAGGTCTTGATCCTGAAGTAAGCTCCGGTGTTGATAATAACCTCTATCCACGCCCACGCATTTTTACATTGGGTCTTAATCTTAATTTTTAA
- a CDS encoding two-component regulator propeller domain-containing protein translates to MCLSSYFLRISCLISTCFLSIYSVAQTPTINFRHIKSENGLSNSTIETILQDNRGFLWFGTRDGLNRYDGSQMIVYRNSSTDSSSISDNYITSLYEDKQHSLWVGSINGLNIFDPKLNRFMRLKQKRNDAKSISHNHISVIYGDTKGGIWVGTTGGGVNKYQPETKTFKRIACQKTANGPVTELNIYTFFEDSRGNLWAGTESGLYIYNKGNEVFLAINPQPVQTGKQGIRSIAEDLQGRLLLGTEYNGLIIMHPTQGIVQHYLHKAADPTSIRSNMLRSVSVSKNGETWIGCVNGGLDKFDAATGTFYNYQYEPDNPNSLSQRTVSAFYQDKQDNLWIGTHRGGVNLYTPGSEKFNLYRQKPYKNSLSYNDVKAFCEDRLGNIWIGTDGGGLNLFNRKQNSFTHFKHDPFNPSTLGSNEVLDITEDRDGNLWIATWGGGLGLYNRTANNFTRFNSADKRSGILTSDFIQCIFEDKNGNLFIGTYFGGLHLFDKKSQKFSPVQKSITGATSIIGNNIISIIQDAEGNIWIGTDDGGLNKLNAATGEFEHYFDQDDKKPDLRVLFIDSKGNLWAGHAGLYLYNKNENRFSVFTEADGLASVFIKGIVEDENGRLWISTSNGLKQLDPKTKKVRTYNTGDGLQDMEFEANAYMKTRDGQIYFGGVNGFNSFYPGDISVNTFVPPVFVTDLQVHNKPVIGGNNELLDQDISFTDKLELSYKQATFSLGFAALNYVASENNRFLYKLENWDNDWITAGIEQRASYTNVSPGTYTFTVKASNNDGVWNEKGYSIQVIITPPFWATWWFRLLVIAALVAAGIYIYRIRRKIQLQRYEEEKKEEIHQMQLQFFTNISHEFRTPLSLITGPVEKLLKEDASSTNNHLYRVIQRNANRLLQLINELMDFRKAESGVLKLQVMPGNIPLFIDEIAEEFSELALQKNISFTVSGTTDFNEVWFDRQVLEKIIINLLSNSFKYTQDYGKIELQVLDSLEKFQPKFENELLIKHNYSTEPFIYFRIADNGTGISKESIPHLFERYYRVSDTHLGSGIGLAFIKTLTQLHKGNISVYSEYNKGTEIIIAIPVNKKAYGKKEQWMKNTESPVRLESLATQPILPSAVEASTVSTTDKESNTSKEYLVLVADDHAELRSFLKESLEQQYKIIEAADGKEAMEKTLEHFPDLIISDIMMPVMDGIDYCRLAKTTVETAHIPFILLTAKDGLESRIEGTETGADYYFSKPLSIDLLQLTMRNIFAQKEKLKEHYRKDQYAEVKELAHSSKDKQFLEELLTIIEKNLPNPEMDIDFVCTEIGMSRTKLYNKIKSITGQPIGDFIRTIRLRKAALLMTQGEHSITDIMYSVGIQTQSYFSKAFKQEFGKSPTQYLKEIEANGKS, encoded by the coding sequence ATGTGCCTGTCTTCTTATTTTTTACGGATCAGTTGCCTTATTTCTACCTGCTTTCTATCTATTTATAGTGTTGCACAAACACCTACCATTAACTTTCGCCATATTAAAAGTGAAAACGGACTATCAAACAGTACGATTGAAACAATTCTGCAGGACAATCGTGGCTTTCTTTGGTTTGGAACAAGAGATGGATTGAACCGGTACGACGGTTCGCAGATGATCGTTTACCGAAACAGCAGCACCGATAGCAGCAGCATCAGTGATAATTATATTACCAGCCTTTACGAAGACAAGCAACATAGCCTGTGGGTGGGTTCGATCAATGGCCTCAACATATTTGATCCGAAGCTGAACCGTTTTATGCGATTAAAGCAAAAGCGGAACGATGCAAAGAGCATCAGCCACAATCACATTTCGGTAATTTATGGAGACACCAAGGGCGGCATCTGGGTTGGCACAACAGGCGGCGGAGTAAACAAGTATCAACCCGAAACAAAAACCTTCAAGCGGATTGCCTGCCAGAAAACTGCAAACGGTCCGGTAACGGAATTAAACATTTATACTTTTTTTGAAGATAGCCGGGGCAACCTTTGGGCTGGTACGGAAAGTGGTCTTTATATATATAATAAAGGAAACGAAGTGTTTTTAGCAATCAACCCGCAACCGGTTCAAACAGGTAAACAAGGCATACGTTCAATAGCCGAAGATTTGCAGGGAAGGTTGCTGTTAGGCACAGAGTACAATGGATTAATCATTATGCACCCAACGCAGGGAATTGTTCAACATTATCTTCATAAGGCTGCCGATCCAACATCCATCAGAAGCAATATGCTGCGATCTGTTTCTGTAAGTAAAAATGGAGAAACATGGATTGGTTGTGTAAATGGCGGACTTGATAAGTTTGATGCCGCAACAGGAACTTTTTATAATTATCAATATGAACCCGATAACCCTAACAGCTTAAGCCAACGAACTGTTTCTGCATTTTATCAAGATAAACAAGACAATTTGTGGATTGGTACACACAGGGGTGGTGTTAATTTATATACGCCGGGTTCGGAAAAATTTAATCTATACCGGCAAAAGCCTTACAAAAACAGTTTAAGTTATAACGACGTAAAAGCGTTTTGCGAAGACAGGCTTGGAAATATCTGGATAGGCACCGATGGAGGTGGTTTGAATTTATTCAATCGTAAGCAAAACAGTTTTACCCATTTCAAACATGATCCATTTAATCCATCCACGCTTGGTTCAAACGAAGTGCTGGACATAACGGAAGATAGAGATGGTAATTTATGGATCGCTACATGGGGTGGCGGATTGGGATTGTATAACAGAACTGCAAATAATTTCACCCGGTTTAATAGTGCTGATAAAAGATCAGGCATTCTTACTTCCGACTTTATCCAATGCATATTTGAAGATAAAAACGGTAACCTGTTTATTGGTACATATTTTGGCGGGCTGCATCTGTTCGACAAAAAAAGCCAAAAATTCTCCCCTGTTCAAAAAAGTATAACCGGCGCCACATCTATAATTGGCAACAATATCATTTCAATTATTCAAGATGCAGAAGGCAATATATGGATTGGTACAGATGATGGTGGATTGAATAAACTGAATGCAGCAACCGGAGAGTTTGAACATTATTTTGACCAGGATGATAAGAAACCTGATCTACGTGTACTGTTTATCGATAGTAAAGGCAATTTATGGGCAGGACATGCAGGGTTGTATTTGTATAACAAAAATGAAAACCGTTTTTCTGTATTTACCGAAGCAGATGGGTTAGCTTCTGTATTCATCAAAGGAATTGTGGAAGATGAAAACGGGCGCTTGTGGATATCTACGTCCAATGGATTAAAACAACTTGATCCGAAAACAAAAAAAGTACGAACGTACAATACAGGTGACGGCTTGCAGGATATGGAATTTGAAGCCAATGCCTACATGAAAACAAGAGATGGGCAAATTTATTTTGGTGGCGTAAATGGCTTCAACAGTTTTTATCCAGGTGATATTTCTGTAAATACATTTGTGCCACCGGTGTTTGTTACCGATTTACAAGTACACAACAAACCTGTGATTGGTGGTAATAACGAATTGCTTGATCAGGATATCAGCTTTACCGATAAACTGGAACTCAGTTACAAGCAAGCTACTTTCTCTTTAGGCTTTGCTGCCTTAAATTATGTGGCTTCTGAAAACAATCGCTTTCTGTATAAACTGGAGAATTGGGATAACGATTGGATAACTGCAGGTATTGAACAGCGGGCATCGTATACCAATGTAAGTCCGGGTACTTATACATTTACAGTAAAGGCATCCAACAACGATGGCGTGTGGAATGAAAAAGGCTATAGCATTCAGGTGATCATTACCCCACCCTTTTGGGCAACCTGGTGGTTTCGGTTACTGGTAATAGCAGCCTTAGTTGCTGCTGGCATTTACATCTATCGTATTCGCAGAAAAATTCAGTTACAACGGTACGAAGAAGAAAAGAAAGAAGAGATCCACCAGATGCAGTTGCAGTTCTTCACCAACATTTCCCATGAATTCCGGACACCGTTATCGCTGATTACCGGCCCCGTTGAAAAATTATTAAAGGAAGATGCAAGCTCAACGAACAACCACTTGTACCGGGTGATCCAACGCAATGCCAATCGTTTACTGCAACTGATCAACGAACTGATGGATTTCAGAAAAGCAGAATCAGGTGTATTGAAATTACAGGTAATGCCCGGAAATATTCCACTGTTCATCGATGAAATTGCAGAAGAGTTCAGCGAATTAGCCCTACAGAAAAATATATCCTTTACAGTTTCCGGCACAACAGATTTCAATGAAGTGTGGTTCGACAGGCAAGTATTGGAAAAGATCATCATCAACCTGCTGAGTAATTCGTTCAAGTATACGCAGGACTATGGAAAGATCGAATTGCAGGTGCTGGATTCGTTAGAGAAGTTTCAACCGAAGTTTGAAAATGAGTTACTGATCAAACATAACTATTCAACTGAACCATTTATTTATTTCCGCATAGCAGATAACGGCACCGGTATTTCAAAAGAATCGATACCGCATTTGTTCGAACGCTACTATCGTGTATCCGATACACATCTCGGTTCAGGTATTGGATTAGCCTTTATTAAAACGCTTACCCAACTGCACAAAGGAAATATTTCGGTGTATAGTGAATACAATAAGGGAACTGAAATCATCATTGCTATTCCTGTAAATAAAAAAGCCTATGGAAAGAAAGAACAGTGGATGAAGAATACGGAATCGCCTGTACGCCTGGAAAGTTTGGCTACACAACCAATCTTACCATCTGCAGTTGAAGCAAGCACAGTATCTACAACCGATAAAGAAAGTAATACATCGAAAGAATATCTCGTGCTTGTTGCAGATGATCATGCAGAGTTACGTTCATTCCTGAAAGAATCACTGGAACAACAATACAAGATCATTGAAGCAGCTGATGGAAAAGAGGCGATGGAAAAAACACTGGAGCATTTTCCTGATCTTATCATCAGCGATATTATGATGCCGGTGATGGATGGCATCGACTATTGCCGGCTCGCCAAAACCACTGTTGAAACGGCGCATATCCCGTTCATTCTATTAACCGCAAAAGATGGACTGGAATCACGCATCGAAGGAACGGAGACCGGTGCTGATTATTATTTTTCAAAACCACTCAGTATTGATCTGCTGCAATTAACCATGCGGAACATTTTTGCACAAAAAGAGAAACTAAAGGAACATTACCGCAAAGATCAATATGCTGAAGTAAAGGAACTGGCACATTCTTCGAAGGACAAACAATTTCTGGAGGAGTTACTTACGATTATAGAAAAGAATCTGCCGAATCCTGAAATGGATATTGATTTTGTATGTACCGAAATCGGTATGAGCCGAACAAAACTGTATAATAAAATCAAAAGTATAACGGGCCAACCTATTGGCGATTTCATCAGAACAATCCGTTTGCGCAAAGCAGCTCTATTAATGACACAGGGCGAGCATTCAATTACAGATATCATGTACAGCGTGGGTATTCAAACGCAATCTTATTTCTCAAAAGCCTTTAAGCAGGAATTTGGCAAATCACCAACGCAATATTTGAAAGAAATAGAGGCTAACGGTAAATCTTAG